Proteins encoded together in one Deltaproteobacteria bacterium window:
- a CDS encoding biopolymer transporter ExbD, translating to MKLKRRTMKRGRIEMIPLIDTVFLLLVFFIYAMLSMVVHRGIRLDLPQASTAALDRTDYISISVDASGVIYMDKIPLGLAELKEKLTQKKQLQPQLKVFIAGQRTVDYQNIIEVLDTVRQAGITQVALETKWNETPEGI from the coding sequence ATGAAGCTGAAAAGGAGGACCATGAAGCGCGGCCGCATCGAGATGATCCCCCTCATAGATACGGTGTTCTTGCTGCTTGTTTTCTTCATCTATGCCATGCTGTCCATGGTAGTTCATAGAGGAATTCGCCTCGACCTTCCCCAGGCGTCCACTGCAGCACTTGATCGGACCGACTATATCAGTATATCTGTAGATGCTTCGGGGGTGATCTACATGGACAAGATCCCGCTCGGACTGGCGGAACTGAAGGAAAAACTGACCCAGAAAAAGCAACTCCAACCACAGCTGAAGGTTTTTATCGCAGGCCAACGTACGGTAGACTACCAGAATATCATAGAGGTATTGGACACTGTGCGCCAGGCCGGCATAACTCAGGTAGCTCTCGAGACAAAGTGGAACGAAACTCCAGAAGGGATTTGA
- a CDS encoding iron ABC transporter permease: MRATPSRITLISLLLLAVLLAVCLLSLTAGPAHLQSGAVLRELLGMRVLNDTSRTILLKIRLPRILLGALVGGTLAVAGVVFQALLRNPLAEPFILGISGGAAFGAILGILLGWAFFPGVMGASFAGALATIVLVMGIARGNARIQTNVLLLSGVIVNAFFSAAIMFLIAITRNHKIHNILHWLMGDLGFAAFKEVAVLLPLVLVGLAFVYGTARPLNLMVAGEETAIHLGVRVERLKKTLFVLVSLIVSAVVCLSGIIGFVGLIIPHALRFLVGSDHRLLLPTAFFSGAAFLVICDMLARTLTYQGELPVGVLTALFGGPFFIYLIRRTLE, encoded by the coding sequence ATGCGAGCAACGCCATCCAGGATAACACTCATATCACTGCTGCTGCTGGCAGTGCTCCTTGCAGTCTGTCTGCTGTCACTGACGGCAGGTCCGGCCCATTTACAGAGCGGGGCAGTGCTGCGTGAACTGCTGGGCATGAGGGTCCTCAATGACACCAGCCGCACCATTCTGCTCAAGATCAGACTGCCCCGAATTCTGCTGGGAGCTCTGGTTGGCGGTACTCTCGCTGTGGCTGGCGTTGTGTTTCAGGCTCTTCTGCGCAACCCCCTGGCCGAGCCTTTTATTCTCGGCATCTCAGGTGGCGCGGCCTTTGGCGCTATTCTGGGCATCCTTCTGGGTTGGGCTTTCTTCCCGGGGGTGATGGGGGCATCCTTTGCTGGCGCTCTTGCCACCATTGTGCTGGTCATGGGAATTGCCAGAGGCAATGCTCGCATCCAGACAAATGTTCTGCTTCTCTCCGGGGTGATCGTCAACGCATTTTTTTCCGCGGCCATTATGTTTCTCATTGCCATAACCCGAAATCACAAAATCCACAATATCCTCCACTGGCTCATGGGCGACCTCGGTTTTGCTGCTTTCAAAGAAGTGGCTGTTCTGCTGCCGCTGGTGTTGGTGGGCCTGGCCTTTGTCTATGGAACCGCGCGTCCTCTTAATCTCATGGTCGCCGGGGAAGAGACTGCCATCCACCTGGGAGTTCGCGTAGAGCGCTTGAAAAAGACTCTTTTTGTTCTCGTCTCGCTGATAGTCAGTGCAGTGGTCTGCCTCAGCGGCATTATTGGCTTTGTCGGTCTCATCATACCGCACGCCCTTCGTTTCCTGGTGGGCTCAGATCACCGACTGCTGCTGCCAACAGCCTTTTTCTCAGGGGCTGCCTTTCTGGTAATCTGCGATATGCTTGCCAGAACACTAACATATCAGGGCGAACTGCCAGTGGGCGTACTGACGGCTCTCTTCGGCGGTCCCTTCTTCATATATCTCATACGCCGGACTTTGGAATAG
- a CDS encoding ABC transporter ATP-binding protein, which translates to MTLVEARNIAFRYRSDWVLRDISFTLNRGEFLGLIGPNGSGKTTLLKIINGVLTPQQGEVLFAGRSLSSWDRKILAQRLAVVGQETPVDFPFTVLELVLMGRYPHLALLEFEKERDVIIAQQAMESVHVSHLANRRLAALSSGERQRALVARALSQQPICLLMDEPTAFLDLRHQLDLFVLTRKLVREDNLGALIISHDINLAAQFCDRLLVLDRGRLVVQGTPEEVVCSRHLEPVYKCRLYVDRSPVSGKPRITPLPSAADDQL; encoded by the coding sequence ATGACGCTTGTGGAAGCCAGAAACATTGCCTTTCGCTACAGAAGCGACTGGGTGCTCAGAGACATTTCCTTCACCTTGAACCGCGGTGAATTTCTTGGTCTCATTGGTCCCAACGGTTCTGGCAAGACCACTCTCCTCAAAATCATCAACGGCGTCCTCACTCCTCAACAGGGAGAGGTTCTCTTTGCAGGCCGCTCCTTGTCTTCCTGGGATCGCAAGATTCTCGCTCAGCGCTTGGCAGTGGTCGGTCAGGAAACTCCTGTCGACTTCCCCTTCACTGTACTCGAACTCGTGCTCATGGGACGCTATCCTCACCTCGCGTTGCTGGAATTCGAAAAGGAGCGCGATGTGATTATTGCCCAGCAGGCTATGGAAAGCGTTCACGTCAGTCACCTTGCCAACCGGCGGCTGGCAGCTCTCAGCAGCGGCGAACGTCAACGGGCCCTGGTGGCCCGCGCCCTGAGCCAACAGCCCATATGTCTGTTGATGGATGAACCCACTGCTTTTCTCGACCTTCGCCATCAGCTCGATCTTTTTGTACTTACCCGGAAGCTGGTGCGTGAAGACAACCTTGGTGCTCTGATCATTTCGCACGACATCAATCTCGCTGCCCAGTTCTGTGACCGGTTGCTCGTCCTGGACCGAGGCCGTCTTGTTGTGCAAGGCACCCCGGAGGAAGTGGTTTGCTCCCGTCATCTGGAGCCCGTCTACAAGTGTCGTTTGTACGTGGATCGCAGTCCCGTTTCCGGCAAGCCCCGAATAACGCCACTGCCATCAGCTGCAGACGACCAATTGTGA
- a CDS encoding 4Fe-4S binding protein produces the protein MRLTWDREAEEILRRVPFFVRHRVRKKVEEEVAARGRQRITVADIEESKKRHLQTHSKDVKGYSIETCFGSSGCSNAVTASAALVNELDKVLQQAELLSFLRLQLGDRLKLHHQFRVTVADCPNCCSQPQIKDVGIIGQAGMEIRPEECLACGDCEAACEEAAILLAEGSLLGLDEDRCVRCAACARACPTDAITCNTAGYRLLVGGKLGRHPQLAVELARDLSEEQVLQLVARITEFFKANALEGERLATREPPAESVPEKWGSTRKVHKKVFHRRCRLPEAC, from the coding sequence ATGAGATTGACCTGGGACAGAGAAGCCGAAGAAATTCTCAGGCGAGTGCCATTTTTTGTCCGTCACCGCGTTCGCAAAAAGGTGGAAGAGGAGGTGGCGGCACGCGGCCGTCAGCGCATCACAGTAGCAGATATCGAGGAGAGCAAGAAGCGGCACCTCCAGACTCACAGCAAGGATGTCAAGGGATACAGCATTGAAACCTGCTTCGGATCGAGCGGCTGCAGCAATGCGGTCACCGCCTCTGCCGCGCTGGTGAACGAGCTGGACAAGGTGTTGCAGCAAGCAGAGCTTCTCTCTTTTCTCCGCCTGCAACTCGGGGACCGGTTAAAGCTGCACCATCAGTTCCGTGTCACTGTAGCTGATTGTCCAAATTGCTGCTCGCAGCCGCAGATAAAAGATGTCGGCATCATAGGACAGGCCGGCATGGAGATCAGGCCAGAGGAGTGCCTTGCCTGCGGCGACTGCGAGGCAGCCTGTGAAGAGGCTGCCATCTTGTTGGCTGAGGGCTCCCTTCTGGGGTTAGATGAGGATCGCTGTGTGCGCTGCGCAGCATGTGCCCGGGCGTGCCCCACGGATGCCATTACCTGCAATACGGCTGGCTATCGCTTGCTTGTGGGCGGCAAACTGGGGCGCCATCCTCAGCTCGCTGTGGAGCTTGCCCGGGATCTCAGTGAAGAGCAGGTGTTGCAACTTGTGGCAAGGATTACCGAATTCTTTAAAGCTAACGCACTGGAGGGAGAGCGCTTGGCTACCAGAGAGCCTCCCGCAGAGTCTGTTCCAGAGAAATGGGGGTCAACCCGAAAAGTTCATAAAAAGGTTTTTCATCGCAGGTGCCGCCTTCCAGAAGCATGCTGA
- a CDS encoding MotA/TolQ/ExbB proton channel family protein: MLVYIHKGGPVMYPLLLCSLVSLTFIIERSLFWLRQSRGRNQQVVDEILQLVEQNRFDRIDQLSHGARDYVARMLYCGILHRHFSLKDALDMAAEEEIKRMEKYLPILDTIITLAPLLGILGTVIGIIQSFDLLGGAGIEHPQAVSAGIAQALLTTATGLAIAIFTLIPYNYFQSRVEDAVRLLEKYGTSLEIVWNKQNHGCTVPEVEGAAVADSSREPHSEVS; this comes from the coding sequence ATGCTTGTCTACATTCATAAAGGCGGACCAGTAATGTATCCGCTCCTGCTCTGTTCGTTGGTGTCGCTGACCTTTATCATTGAACGCTCTCTTTTCTGGCTCCGCCAGAGTCGAGGCCGCAATCAGCAAGTAGTCGACGAAATCTTGCAGCTGGTTGAACAAAACCGCTTCGACAGGATCGATCAGCTCAGCCACGGCGCTCGTGACTATGTGGCTCGCATGCTCTACTGCGGCATCCTTCATCGCCATTTTTCTCTCAAAGATGCTCTGGACATGGCAGCAGAAGAAGAAATCAAGCGTATGGAGAAATACTTGCCCATCCTCGACACCATTATCACACTAGCGCCTCTCCTCGGCATTCTCGGCACGGTGATAGGTATAATCCAGAGTTTTGATCTGCTAGGCGGTGCAGGTATTGAACACCCCCAGGCCGTATCAGCCGGTATTGCTCAGGCCCTGCTGACTACTGCCACGGGGTTGGCCATCGCCATCTTTACCCTGATTCCCTATAATTACTTTCAGTCCCGCGTTGAAGACGCTGTCAGACTTCTGGAAAAATATGGCACCAGTCTGGAGATTGTCTGGAACAAACAGAATCATGGCTGCACTGTTCCTGAGGTCGAGGGCGCTGCCGTTGCCGACAGTTCTCGAGAACCACACTCAGAGGTGAGCTGA
- a CDS encoding cobalamin-binding protein, producing MSLLILLSTVGYCGTVTDEAGRLVAVPEYCKRIVSLAPSITEILFALGAGNRVVGVSQFSNYPVQARKVAKVGSYVYPNLERIVALQPDLVIGTRDGNPKVLVERLSELGIPVFVTDPKNLEEITVTVTNIGRVIGAEEAASSLARQMTRRIHQVEARVCGEPRPKVFFQIGIEPVISAGRGTFIDVLIRKAGGLNIAASSSGYPRFNIERVLVAQPQVIIITSMARGFSFEKAKQFWQQWPQIPAVKHKLIYPIDSDICDRPSPRIVDGLETLARIIHPERFP from the coding sequence TTGAGCCTTCTTATATTGCTGTCCACAGTCGGCTACTGTGGAACGGTCACTGATGAGGCTGGCAGGCTGGTTGCAGTGCCGGAATACTGCAAGCGAATAGTCTCCCTGGCGCCGAGCATCACCGAGATTCTCTTTGCCCTGGGTGCCGGCAACCGTGTGGTGGGAGTAAGTCAGTTCAGCAATTATCCAGTGCAGGCCAGGAAAGTTGCCAAAGTGGGCTCTTATGTGTATCCCAATCTCGAGCGCATAGTGGCCCTGCAGCCAGATCTGGTTATTGGCACCAGGGACGGCAATCCCAAAGTTCTGGTGGAGCGTCTCTCAGAACTGGGCATTCCTGTCTTTGTTACCGACCCGAAGAACCTGGAAGAAATTACTGTCACGGTGACCAATATTGGCAGGGTTATCGGCGCCGAGGAGGCAGCCAGCTCGTTGGCCCGACAAATGACCCGACGCATTCATCAGGTGGAAGCCAGAGTGTGTGGAGAACCAAGGCCAAAAGTTTTTTTCCAGATTGGCATCGAACCTGTTATTTCTGCGGGTCGAGGGACATTTATAGACGTCCTGATCAGAAAGGCCGGAGGCTTGAACATTGCCGCTTCCAGTTCAGGCTACCCTCGCTTCAACATCGAGCGCGTTCTCGTGGCCCAGCCCCAGGTCATCATCATCACCTCTATGGCGCGAGGTTTTTCCTTTGAAAAGGCAAAACAGTTCTGGCAGCAGTGGCCGCAGATTCCCGCGGTAAAACACAAGCTGATTTATCCGATCGACTCTGATATCTGTGATCGGCCCTCGCCGCGGATTGTCGACGGACTGGAGACGCTCGCCCGGATTATTCATCCGGAGAGATTTCCCTGA
- a CDS encoding energy transducer TonB, translating into MIPGGQLASPGSKATSGSGAYVKPQPPQYGYRTEPHYPRLAVRRGYQGTVLLRVYVLEDGHVATVQIKESSGYKILDDAAVQAVRNWRFNPGRLGERHIASWVLVPISFKLEM; encoded by the coding sequence TTGATCCCGGGTGGACAGCTGGCGTCTCCCGGCAGCAAGGCGACATCAGGTAGTGGGGCCTACGTCAAGCCACAGCCTCCTCAGTATGGCTATCGCACGGAACCGCACTATCCTCGCCTGGCTGTCAGACGCGGTTATCAGGGCACCGTTCTGCTCAGAGTATACGTCCTGGAAGATGGTCATGTGGCTACTGTGCAGATCAAGGAAAGTTCTGGATACAAGATTCTTGATGATGCAGCTGTTCAGGCTGTCAGGAATTGGCGGTTCAATCCCGGCCGTCTGGGAGAAAGGCACATTGCCAGCTGGGTACTGGTGCCCATCTCTTTCAAACTCGAAATGTAA